In the Opitutia bacterium genome, one interval contains:
- a CDS encoding helix-turn-helix transcriptional regulator, translating to MPKPPPDYFRYFPDHPDIARWGVGVAACGTARVAPGAPYPPQQHPADHHFDWSHGRVLDAVQIVLITSGRGTFESRELGRHEIETGTAVLLLPGMWHRYRPDDKTGWSESWVELRGPVVDTLRKSGVLAVGSAIRTAALAAGLDGAMDTLHQHARRAGPGFDPEMSAFALSILAAWVRAGETAPARARMVRAVLQAERYFADHHTEAVNVEALAKELGVAYSHFRREFKAQTGFSPWNYVVHLRLSRARRLLAAGDATLDDIAARLGFSSAFHLSSAFKQAYGIAPQHWRDQLRKTSRPGGIPPEPAG from the coding sequence ATGCCCAAGCCGCCGCCCGACTATTTTCGCTACTTCCCGGACCACCCGGATATCGCGCGGTGGGGTGTCGGTGTCGCGGCCTGCGGCACCGCCCGCGTCGCGCCGGGCGCCCCCTACCCGCCCCAGCAACACCCGGCGGATCACCATTTCGACTGGTCGCACGGGCGCGTGCTCGATGCCGTCCAGATCGTGCTCATCACGTCCGGCCGCGGCACGTTCGAGTCGCGCGAGCTCGGACGCCACGAGATCGAAACCGGCACCGCCGTGCTGCTGCTGCCGGGCATGTGGCACCGCTACCGGCCCGACGACAAAACCGGTTGGTCCGAGAGCTGGGTGGAATTGCGCGGCCCGGTCGTCGACACGCTGCGCAAGTCCGGCGTGCTCGCCGTCGGGAGCGCGATTCGCACGGCCGCGCTCGCGGCCGGGTTGGACGGCGCGATGGACACGTTGCATCAACACGCGCGGCGCGCGGGGCCGGGATTCGATCCGGAGATGTCCGCGTTCGCACTGAGCATCCTCGCCGCGTGGGTCCGCGCGGGCGAGACGGCGCCGGCGCGCGCGCGCATGGTGCGCGCCGTCTTGCAGGCGGAGCGGTATTTCGCCGACCACCACACCGAAGCGGTGAACGTCGAGGCGTTGGCCAAGGAGCTCGGCGTCGCCTACTCGCACTTCCGCCGCGAGTTCAAGGCCCAGACGGGATTCTCGCCATGGAACTACGTCGTGCACCTGCGCCTGTCGCGCGCGCGCCGTCTGCTCGCCGCCGGCGACGCGACGCTGGACGACATCGCGGCGCGCCTCGGTTTCAGCTCGGCATTCCACCTCTCCAGCGCGTTCAAACAGGCCTACGGCATCGCCCCGCAGCACTGGCGTGACCAACTGCGAAAGACCTCGCGACCGGGGGGAATCCCTCCCGAACCGGCCGGCTGA
- a CDS encoding amidohydrolase family protein, translating into MHLVDTHQHLWDLDRLPYSWCASIPVLHRSFSLADYRAASESTGITKTVFMECDVDDPHQRAEADHVQRLADTDPLIQGIVASGRPENAGFRDHLRALARLPRLRGIRRVLHVKHDDLCLEPRFAENLRLLPDFGLTFDVCALPRQLANVRTLAERCPQVTFIVDHVGVPDVKNRMDEPWRSGLARLADLPNVNCKISGLVAYADAATWTPEHLHPYFEHAVACFGWERLVWGGDWPVCTLSAPLARWVDATHALTASATPAQRALLYHRNAERLYRV; encoded by the coding sequence ATGCACCTCGTCGACACTCACCAACATCTCTGGGACCTCGACCGGCTCCCGTATTCCTGGTGCGCGAGCATTCCCGTCCTGCATCGAAGCTTTTCCCTCGCCGACTACCGCGCCGCGAGTGAGAGCACGGGAATCACCAAGACGGTTTTCATGGAATGCGACGTGGACGATCCCCATCAGCGCGCCGAGGCGGATCACGTCCAACGACTCGCCGACACCGACCCGCTCATCCAAGGCATCGTCGCGAGCGGACGACCGGAAAACGCGGGTTTCCGCGATCATCTCCGCGCGCTCGCGCGGCTGCCGCGCCTCCGGGGCATTCGCCGCGTGCTGCACGTCAAGCACGACGACCTGTGCCTCGAACCCCGCTTCGCGGAAAACCTCCGCCTGCTGCCGGACTTCGGGCTGACGTTCGACGTGTGCGCCTTGCCCCGACAACTGGCCAACGTGCGCACGTTGGCCGAGCGCTGCCCGCAGGTGACCTTCATCGTCGACCACGTCGGCGTCCCCGACGTGAAAAATCGCATGGACGAACCGTGGCGCAGCGGGCTGGCGCGCCTCGCCGACCTGCCCAACGTGAATTGCAAGATCAGCGGCCTCGTCGCCTACGCCGACGCCGCAACGTGGACGCCCGAGCATCTCCACCCGTATTTCGAGCACGCCGTCGCGTGTTTCGGTTGGGAGCGCCTGGTGTGGGGCGGCGATTGGCCGGTGTGCACGCTCTCCGCGCCGCTCGCCCGCTGGGTGGACGCCACGCACGCGCTCACGGCCAGCGCCACGCCCGCGCAGCGCGCCCTCCTCTACCACCGCAATGCCGAGCGCCTCTACCGGGTTTGA
- a CDS encoding glycosylase, with product MRPLLPALVFLACALVATAAPRPEVIPFPTGKPRLVGAEAMQRIHDEVKTPFKYGVVLRGEPGELVDCPNVFRRDGRWYMVYVANKDKVGYQTCLARSDDLLHWEKLGPILSFRREGWDAWQAAGGLALYDTRWDGTHELTAHDGRYWLSYLGGAKQGYEPDPLAIGLAHTDDPTAVREWTRLPENPVLAPDQSDTRDFEHVTLYKSAIVRDEARTLGAPFVMFYNGKSAPNGVETIGLAISDDLHSWRRFGHGPVVANIGAAPWAISGDPQLTRIGDVWVMFYFGAFWKPGAFDTFACSYDLVHWTKWDGPHLVAPSEPYDRQFAHKPWVLKHDGVVYHFYCAVGAEGRVIALATSKDLHAPSP from the coding sequence ATGCGACCCCTGCTGCCCGCTCTCGTGTTTCTGGCCTGCGCGCTCGTCGCCACCGCGGCGCCACGTCCCGAGGTGATCCCTTTCCCGACCGGAAAACCGCGACTCGTCGGAGCCGAAGCGATGCAACGCATCCACGACGAAGTGAAAACGCCCTTCAAATACGGCGTCGTGCTCCGCGGCGAACCGGGCGAACTCGTCGATTGCCCCAATGTGTTCCGCCGCGACGGCCGCTGGTATATGGTCTACGTCGCGAACAAGGACAAGGTCGGCTACCAAACCTGCCTCGCCCGCAGCGACGATCTCCTCCACTGGGAAAAACTGGGGCCGATCCTCTCGTTCCGCCGCGAGGGCTGGGACGCCTGGCAGGCCGCCGGCGGACTCGCGCTCTACGACACGCGCTGGGACGGCACGCACGAGCTGACCGCGCACGACGGCCGCTACTGGCTCTCCTACCTCGGCGGCGCGAAGCAAGGCTACGAACCCGACCCGCTCGCCATCGGTCTCGCGCACACCGACGATCCAACCGCCGTGCGCGAGTGGACGCGCCTCCCGGAAAACCCCGTGCTCGCGCCGGACCAGAGCGACACGCGCGACTTCGAACACGTGACGCTCTACAAGAGCGCGATCGTTCGCGACGAGGCGCGCACCCTCGGCGCGCCGTTCGTGATGTTCTACAACGGCAAATCCGCGCCCAACGGCGTCGAGACGATCGGCCTCGCGATTTCAGACGACCTCCACTCGTGGCGCCGCTTCGGCCACGGCCCCGTCGTGGCCAACATCGGCGCCGCGCCGTGGGCGATCAGCGGCGACCCGCAGCTCACGCGGATCGGCGACGTGTGGGTGATGTTCTATTTCGGCGCGTTCTGGAAGCCGGGCGCGTTCGACACCTTCGCCTGCTCCTACGACCTCGTGCACTGGACCAAGTGGGACGGCCCGCACCTCGTGGCCCCGAGCGAGCCCTACGACCGGCAGTTCGCGCACAAGCCGTGGGTGTTGAAACACGACGGCGTCGTCTACCATTTCTACTGCGCCGTCGGCGCCGAGGGCCGCGTCATCGCCCTCGCGACCTCGAAAGACCTGCACGCCCCTTCCCCATGA